The following DNA comes from Eubalaena glacialis isolate mEubGla1 chromosome 1, mEubGla1.1.hap2.+ XY, whole genome shotgun sequence.
aaaaatgcgtaaagattctatttttaaagaaatgaaaaagggagctgggattttcacattaaaaaaaatggctCGGAACCACTGGCCTAGGGACTGTGAAGGTGGCTTATAACAATGTGTCTCAGGTAGGCTCCCCGAGTTAAACTACACTCAGGTTGTTGTATTTATTTGTAATTCCTGATTTTGTTACCCAGAGCTGTCAATTAAACTTGACAATTAAAGTGTTCAGTGCAAATGTATTTGCTGCAAGCTTTTTTTGTTCCAAAGGCATATTTTGTAGTCATACTCTTGCAGACTGTGCAACAATCAGCAAGTCATTAATGCCTCACTCGTTCTGATTGACTAGAGGCTGCAGGCAGACCACGCGGGCTGTCGGACCCGCAGTCAGTGCAGAAGTTCCGGACCTCTCCGGGTGGCCATGAAGTTTCCAACTCGAAACAATAGGGGAGCAGCCAACGAGAGAGCAGCGCCCCCCGAACCCTCAGAGAATTCTGTGACCGATTGCAATTCTGATTCAGAAGATGAAAGTGGCATGAATTTTTTGGAGAAAAGGGctttaaatataaagcaaaacaaagcaatggTAGGTATCTGACTTTGAACGTATTAGAACTCACCCTTCCTTCCCAGCTTTTCTCTAAGCCACTTGTTGCTTATATCTTTGTCAGAAGAATTATTTTCCATGTAGCTCTGAAATCTTTATaacatatgttttaaaatgtgtttctttccctaaactgacttttctttttttaatctattaaagTCTTGGTAGATGTATAGGGGAAATCAGAAACTCTTTGAAATGTGCTATTGTGATTTCCAGAATTTACTTGTTTTCAGTAGTTATTCTAAACCAATAACTTCTGTttaatttcctccctttttagCTTGCAAAACTAATGTCAGAATTAGAAAGCTTCCCTGGCTCCTTCCCTGGAAGGCGTTCCCTGCCAGGCTCCAGTTCAGTAAGTACAAATCCTTGTTTGTATGGTACTGTTTTGGGCAGGTCTGATTTTAAAGTCCAATTTCGTTATTTCATGTGGTCTTGTAGACAGACTTAGAGGTGATAGAGGAAAACTTCTGACAGATCTCTGGGACCTCTTCCTTGCACCCTGGGCCAGGGGTGCCCCTGCCCCCCCATGCCCAGCTCCTGTGGGGCTCAAACCCCACCCCCCTCCATTTTCCTTGGCCACccacgtggcacgtgggatcctagttcccggaccagagatcgaacctgcgccccctgcagtggaagcacggagtcttcactactggaccgccagggaagttcctcaaaCCTCTTTTGATTGGTTATTTCTCTTCCTCCCACCCAAGTAAACCTAAGACCCTCAGGGGTAGGAAATAAAGATCGAAAATGGTTTTTTCTGTATCCCCAGCATTGGCAGATTCCTCCTACATGGTAACTGatgtttttaaaatctgagaatgaaaaaaaagaaagaaaaaacaatttgttAACCAAGTCATGGCCTAATATATGTGATTATATTCTGAGGAAACTAAGCTGGTGCAACGCAGGGGAATCTGGTGTGTCTGGTGTGGTACAAAAGAAAAGATTTCCTTTCCCGCCTCTCCGTGAGCAGGAATAGAACAGGAAAACCATACATACATTTCTCTCTTGGGCAGTATAGGAACAGTGAATATGTTTCAGGGCTCAAGAGATGTTgtagaaaaggttttttttttggagaacgAGATTCTTTCTTACATCTTTATTGAGTAAAGAATAAATAGATCATCCCTCAGTTTGAGGGAAACCAGGTTTGGTGTTAACAAAAGCCAAATTACAATGGCTGTATCATTTCTGGGCTCATTTTCCGTGCATTACAGAGAGGATGAAGGAAATTAGAAAGTGGAGTACTCCTTTTACTTAAAGGAAAACCTGGTTCAGGATAAGGTGCCACTTCTCATTCTGGAATAAACGGGTCCAATCCTCTGTGTTTTGTTCAGCGTCCAAAGACACCCCGAAGGCGCACATTCCCAGGTGTCGCCTGCAGGAGAAACCCTGAGCGGAGAGCTCGTCCTCTCACCAGGTCAAGGTCTCGGGTCCTTGGGTCGCACAGTGCCCTGcccatggaggaggaggaggaggaggacgaggaggaggaggaggaggaggataagTACATGTTGGTGAGAAAGAGGAAGCCCATAGCCAGCTACATGAACGTGAGTTCTCTGCTTTTAtgctttctcttctgtttgtCATGTTCTGTGGGCCCAGGATCATGGACACAGCACGGGAGCGCACACACCCTCAACACCAATGATCCGTATTAAATGTTCGTCTCAAAACACTCCAGAACGGTTAAGGTCACATCAGCTTATTTTGATGGTTCTTGGTAGCAGGCAAGAGAATCAAAATTATCTTGGGCTTTTCTTAATTGTAGGAGTCATTTCCATGATGTTGTCCCATGATCCTTAGTAAACTTAGGATTCTCCCCTTCTCCGTAAGCTCTAAGAATGATTTCCAGGTTGAATTCTCTGAAGAAATGACAAAGCGAGTATCTTGAGATTCAGAGCTGGCGAGAGCCAGGAAGGCCACTCTGTTCCATGTTTCTCATTACTCAGGAAGATGACATGCCCCGAAGTCGTCGCCCCGGATCCATGACCCTTCCCCATATAATTCGCCCAGTGGACAAAATCACGGAGGAAGAATTGGACAACATCTGCAACAACTCTCGAGAGAAGATCTATAACCGTTCATTGGTCAGAGCCTCTAAATGATGTCTGGAAATGTACACGTCTGTGAGAGAGACATTTTGCTAATGTTCTAACAGTCTTAGCATATGggatgtgtgcctgtgtgtttttTTCATGTAAGAAAAGAGTTTTGTAGCATCCTTGGGATTTAGCTTTCTTAGTAAGTTTGCAGTAGTAGTAGTTGGTTAGTAAGTCTTCAGTAGCATTAAATCTTTTCTCTTAATTTAGAAATTGATTCATTCAACCTAAGTATTTATTAACGTGTGCCTACATAGATAGGTGCTGGGGATATGGCGGTGTGCTAAAGATAAACAGATCTTTTCTTGATGTAGTTTTGATAACATAAGGTATTGCGTCTGCCAGTTGAATGAAATCACCATGCTTGAGATacttttcatgtccttttgtatacatgtgtatatagaTGTGAACTAGGattcaaagagaaaatatcaGACTCTACCCACAGAgaaggacattcttttttttttctttaaatttttttttgtagtcaaattcatcctttttttggctgtgcggcttgccctccacagtgaaagcgtggagtcctaaccactggaccgccagggaattcccaaagaagGACGTTCTTTAAGTATTTTGTCTACAAAaagcagtgtttttgtttttggttcttATTTGCTTATTATTTGCAGGGATCGACTTGTCATCAGTGCCGCCAGAAAACTATGGATACCAAGACAAACTGCAGAAACCCAGAGTGCTGGGGCGTTCGAGGCCAGTTCTGCGGGCCCTGCCTTCGAAACCGTTACGGTGAAGAAGTCAGGGATGCTCTGCTAGACCCAGTAGGTGCCTTGAAGGGTTGGTCCTGTGGGCTCGAGAGTCCGCCGTGAGCTGATAGGGCCAGAAAGAGATTGAGCCCTTAGTGTCGTGGGACATTCATTTCGGGGGACGCAGATGAATTCAGAGTGTTGGTGCTGGATAGCTGTGAGCCCTTCTGGAGTGCTCCCGACCCGGCCATTCGGGGAAGTCCGTTCTCCACTTAGCCCTGCTAGTGGCTGTGGAAATTTTTCCGTGGGATTTCCTAAGGGAATGTGATGCATGACTAACGGATGTTAACCACGTTATgagtttttt
Coding sequences within:
- the CDCA7 gene encoding cell division cycle-associated protein 7 isoform X1; the encoded protein is MDSRRVPQKDRRAKKNFKKFRYVKLISMETSSSSDDSCDSFASDNFANTKPKFRSDISEELANVFYEDSDNESFCGFSESEVQDVLDHCGFLQKPRPDVTNELASIFHADSDDESFCGFSESEIQDGMRLQADHAGCRTRSQCRSSGPLRVAMKFPTRNNRGAANERAAPPEPSENSVTDCNSDSEDESGMNFLEKRALNIKQNKAMLAKLMSELESFPGSFPGRRSLPGSSSRPKTPRRRTFPGVACRRNPERRARPLTRSRSRVLGSHSALPMEEEEEEDEEEEEEEDKYMLVRKRKPIASYMNEDDMPRSRRPGSMTLPHIIRPVDKITEEELDNICNNSREKIYNRSLGSTCHQCRQKTMDTKTNCRNPECWGVRGQFCGPCLRNRYGEEVRDALLDPNWHCPPCRGICNCSFCRQRDGRCATGVLVYLAKYHGFGNVHAYLKSLKQEFEMQA
- the CDCA7 gene encoding cell division cycle-associated protein 7 isoform X3, with the translated sequence MDSRRVPQKDRRAKKNFKKFRYVKLISMETSSSSDDSCDSFASDNFANTRLQADHAGCRTRSQCRSSGPLRVAMKFPTRNNRGAANERAAPPEPSENSVTDCNSDSEDESGMNFLEKRALNIKQNKAMLAKLMSELESFPGSFPGRRSLPGSSSRPKTPRRRTFPGVACRRNPERRARPLTRSRSRVLGSHSALPMEEEEEEDEEEEEEEDKYMLVRKRKPIASYMNEDDMPRSRRPGSMTLPHIIRPVDKITEEELDNICNNSREKIYNRSLGSTCHQCRQKTMDTKTNCRNPECWGVRGQFCGPCLRNRYGEEVRDALLDPNWHCPPCRGICNCSFCRQRDGRCATGVLVYLAKYHGFGNVHAYLKSLKQEFEMQA
- the CDCA7 gene encoding cell division cycle-associated protein 7 isoform X2, with the protein product METSSSSDDSCDSFASDNFANTKPKFRSDISEELANVFYEDSDNESFCGFSESEVQDVLDHCGFLQKPRPDVTNELASIFHADSDDESFCGFSESEIQDGMRLQADHAGCRTRSQCRSSGPLRVAMKFPTRNNRGAANERAAPPEPSENSVTDCNSDSEDESGMNFLEKRALNIKQNKAMLAKLMSELESFPGSFPGRRSLPGSSSRPKTPRRRTFPGVACRRNPERRARPLTRSRSRVLGSHSALPMEEEEEEDEEEEEEEDKYMLVRKRKPIASYMNEDDMPRSRRPGSMTLPHIIRPVDKITEEELDNICNNSREKIYNRSLGSTCHQCRQKTMDTKTNCRNPECWGVRGQFCGPCLRNRYGEEVRDALLDPNWHCPPCRGICNCSFCRQRDGRCATGVLVYLAKYHGFGNVHAYLKSLKQEFEMQA